In one window of Clarias gariepinus isolate MV-2021 ecotype Netherlands chromosome 10, CGAR_prim_01v2, whole genome shotgun sequence DNA:
- the LOC128532079 gene encoding protein Wnt-8a ORF2: protein MASSSLWVYVFLIYHKTLLGHTWLVNNLLMTGPKAYLSYTSSVLAGAQNGMHECKHQFAWDRWNCPESTFHFSTHRRLRSATRETSFVHAISAAGVMYTLTRNCSLGDLDNCGCDNSRNGNIGGRGWLWGGCSDNVDFGERISKQYVDAFETGQDARAAVNLHNNAAGRLAVKATMKRICRCHGMSESCAMQTCWMQLAEFREVGNYLKVKHDQAHKLELDKRRMRAGNSADNRGGAIADSFSSIARSELIYLEDSPDYCAKNSSLGLHGTEGRECLQSGKDLSQWERHSCRRLCHECGLRVEEIRTEIVSSCNCKFHWCCTVKCENCTQVIIKYVCARKHNGQGHNRRRLRGPK, encoded by the exons ATGGCTTCCTCCTCTCTTTGGGTCTATGTATTTCTTATTTACCACAAAACCCTCCTGGGGCACACATg GCTTGTTAACAATTTGCTCATGACCGGaccaaaa GCTTATTTAAGCTACACGAGTAGTGTTCTTGCCGGAGCTCAAAACGGAATGCATGAGTGCAAGCATCAGTTTGCGTGGGACAGGTGGAATTGCCCCGAGAGCACGTTTCACTTCTCAACTCACAGACGACTCCGAAGTG CTACGAGAGAGACCTCGTTTGTCCACGCAATAAGCGCAGCTGGGGTCATGTATACCTTAACCAGAAATTGCAGCCTTGGGGATCTGGACAACTGCGGATGTGACAACTCAAGAAATGGCAACATTG GGGGTCGTGGCTGGCTTTGGGGAGGATGTAGCGACAATGTGGACTTCGGCGAAAGGATCTCCAAACAATATGTGGACGCATTCGAGACTGGACAGGACGCCCGTGCTGCTGTCAATCTTCATAACAACGCCGCAGGCCGTCTG GCGGTAAAAGCAACTATGAAAAGGATCTGCAGATGTCACGGCATGTCGGAGAGCTGCGCGATGCAGACGTGTTGGATGCAGCTGGCCGAGTTCCGTGAGGTGGGCAATTATCTGAAAGTAAAGCACGACCAAGCGCACAAACTTGAGCTGGACAAACGACGCATGCGTGCCGGCAACAGCGCTGACAACCGCGGGGGTGCGATCGCGGACTCATTCAGCAGTATCGCGCGCTCTGAACTGATCTATTTGGAGGATTCCCCTGATTACTGTGCGAAAAATTCCAGCCTTGGACTTCACGGCACAGAAGGCAGGGAGTGTTTGCAGAGTGGAAAGGATCTTTCCCAGTGGGAAAGGCACAGCTGCAGAAGGCTGTGTCATGAGTGCGGCCTGCGCGTGGAGGAGATCCGTACCGAGATAGTGAGCAGCTGCAACTGCAAGTTCCATTGGTGTTGTACGGTGAAGTGCGAGAACTGTACGCAGGTTATAATAAAGTACGTTTGTGCACGCAAACATAATGGACAGGGACACAACAGACGTAGACTTCGAGGACCCAAATGA
- the foxi3b gene encoding forkhead box protein I3b, whose translation MTSYEQGQSPTRCGPQFPSLGQEPPELSLYSDNYYPPPSLPSPQRTNPSSYDLGEYATSSSNPYLWFSGTGINTSTYLGGAPGPAVPSFMPQHYGMQRPYLGQGGPGGAGGELSWFSMPSQEDLMKLVRPPYSYSALIAMAIHGAPDRRLTLSQIYQYVADNFPFYNKSKAGWQNSIRHNLSLNDCFKKVPRDEDDPGKGNYWTLDPNCEKMFDNGNFRRKRKRKTDGIVGKGSSGGTLSSEPEDESGSPKNATLDSSASTEKAPAMGPPPCLSNFLAEMSGVSAGSVEGGEEPINRPTPFSLPGDSTTRATQSSGFGSYSPGSTINEWAPALPPPPSISPSGSHATLGYNSPALNQFSGHFYPGLNSTGILYAREGTEV comes from the exons ATGACATCTTATGAGCAAGGTCAGTCTCCAACTCGGTGTGGTCCGCAGTTTCCCAGCTTGGGACAGGAGCCTCCAGAGCTGAGCCTTTACAGCGATAACTACTATCCTCCTCCATCACTGCCAAGTCCACAGAGGACAAACCCCTCCTCATATGATCTTGGGGAATACGCAACTTCATCTTCTAATCCATATCTGTGGTTTAGTGGTACTGGGATCAACACTTCTACATATTTGGGTGGTGCCCCAGGTCCTGCTGTACCCTCCTTCATGCCACAGCACTATGGCATGCAGAGGCCCTACCTTGGGCAAGGAGGTCCTGGCGGTGCCGGAGGAGAACTGAGTTGGTTCTCCATGCCTTCTCAGGAGGACCTAATGAAGCTTGTCAGGCCACCTTATTCATACTCAGCACTAATTGCTATGGCAATACATGGTGCTCCAGATCGACGCCTGACTCTGAGTCAGATTTATCAGTATGTAGCAGATAATTTTCCTTTCTACAATAAGAGCAAAGCTGGCTGGCAAAACTCCATTCGCCACAACCTATCACTGAATGACTGTTTCAAGAAAGTTCCTCGAGATGAAGATGACCCTG GCAAAGGTAATTACTGGACCCTTGACCCAAACTGTGAAAAGATGTTTGACAATGGCAACTTCAGGCgcaagaggaaaagaaagactGATGGTATTGTCGGGAAGGGCAGCTCTGGTGGAACTCTAAGTTCAGAGCCAGAAGATGAAAGTGGAAGCCCCAAAAATGCAACACTTGACAGTTCAGCCTCAACTGAGAAAGCTCCGGCCATGGGCCCCCCGCCTTGCCTGAGCAACTTCCTGGCAGAAATGTCTGGGGTATCAGCCGGGTCTGTGGAAGGGGGTGAAGAACCCATTAATCGCCCTACCCCTTTCAGCCTGCCGGGGGATTCCACAACAAGAGCAACACAATCATCAGGCTTTGGCTCCTACTCCCCAGGTTCCACAATCAATGAGTGGGCACCTGCTCTCCCACCACCTCCTTCCATCTCTCCCTCAGGGTCTCATGCCACTTTAGGCTACAACAGCCCTGCTCTCAACCAGTTTAGTGGCCATTTCTACCCTGGATTGAACTCAACCGGCATTCTCTATGCCCGAGAGGGCACAGAGGTGTGA
- the wnt8a gene encoding protein Wnt-8a ORF1, with translation MEGFCRKYLSLVLLEEGIREDSVNELASMGSCQLLTSLVLSVCCHVLSTTAWSVNNFLMTGPKAYLMYASSVQAGAQRGIEECKYQFAWDRWNCPESELQLSTQKGLRRATKETAFIHAISAAGVMYTLTKNCSMGDFDNCGCDDSNIGKIGGRGWIWGGCSDNAEFGEKISKQFVDALENGHDSRAAVNRHNNEAGRLAIRSTMKRSCKCHGVSGSCSVQTCWMQLSEFRDVGNYLKIKYDQAQKLELDQRRMRVGNSAENRGAIADTFSSVARTELIHLEDSPNYCVKNLSLGLHGTEGRECLRSGNNLSQFEKRSCRRLCHECGLKVEEKRIEIVSSCNCKFHWCCTVKCEKCTQFVTKHICAKRNKSSRSHNSSRKRQRERS, from the exons TATTTGAGCCTAGTGTTACTGGAGGAGGGCATCCGGGAAGACTCGGTGAACGAACTGGCATCAATGGGCTCTTGCCAGCTCCTTACATCTTTGGTCCTGTCTGTATGCTGTCATGTACTGTCAACAACAGCATG GTCAGTGAATAACTTCCTCATGACAGGACCCAAG GCATATCTTATGTATGCAAGTAGCGTGCAAGCAGGGGCACAGCGTGGCATTGAGGAGTGTAAATATCAGTTTGCATGGGACAGGTGGAACTGCCCGGAGAGTGAATTACAACTGTCAACACAAAAAGGGTTGCGAAGGG CAACCAAAGAAACGGCTTTCATACACGCCATAAGTGCAGCTGGAGTTATGTATACATTGACCAAGAACTGCAGCATGGGAGACTTCGATAACTGTGGCTGTGATGACTCTAATATTGGAAAAATTG GAGGTCGAGGCTGGATTTGGGGTGGATGCAGTGATAATGCTGAATTTGGGGAGAAAATTTCTAAACAGTTTGTAGATGCGCTGGAAAATGGGCACGATTCACGCGCTGCCGTAAACCGTCACAACAACGAGGCTGGTAGACTT GCTATCAGATCGACGATGAAGAGATCATGTAAGTGTCACGGCGTGTCTGGAAGCTGCAGCGTTCAGACATGCTGGATGCAACTGTCTGAGTTCAGAGACGTTGGTAACTACCTGAAAATCAAATACGACCAGGCACAGAAGCTTGAGCTGGACCAAAGACGTATGCGCGTTGGGAATAGCGCTGAGAACCGCGGCGCAATTGCGGACACGTTTAGCAGCGTCGCGCGCACTGAGCTCATTCACCTGGAGGACTCTCCAAATTACTGTGTGAAAAATCTAAGCCTGGGACTGCACGGAACTGAAGGCAGGGAGTGTTTGCGGAGTGGCAATAATTTGTCACAGTTTGAAAAGAGAAGCTGCAGAAGGCTGTGCCACGAGTGTGGCCTAAAAGTAGAGGAAAAGAGAATAGAGATAGTGAGTAGCTGCAACTGCAAATTCCACTGGTGCTGTACAGTCAAGTGTGAAAAGTGCACACAGTTCGTAACAAAACATATTTGTGCAAAAAGGAATAAGAGTAGTCGGTCACACAACAGTTCACGAAAGAGGCAGCGTGAACGAAGTTAA
- the syce3 gene encoding synaptonemal complex central element protein 3 yields the protein MVDKASSGKQCEDFGRETLELSKDLERMTEQMETISVNLTWMAYDMVVLRTDPELAKSLTRLENEFLQCKAVICGFRHIDYQCEVANQKTAQE from the exons ATGGTTGACAAAGCTTCATCTGGCAAGCAGTGCGAGGATTTTGGTCGCGAAACTTTAGAACTCAGTAAAGATTTAGAGAGGATGACCGAGCAGATGGAGACTATTTCAG TGAATCTGACGTGGATGGCGTACGACATGGTGGTGCTGAGGACTGACCCCGAACTCGCAAAGTCCCTCACGAGGCTGGAGAACGAATTCCTTCAGTGTAAAGCTGTTATCTGCGGCTTTAGACATATAGATTACCAGTGTGAAGTTGCAAACCAAAAGACAGCTCAAGAGTAG
- the pttg1 gene encoding securin — MDAMVYLDQENGTLAAPSIKARQRLQSAPERLLKTPLKTWLGAPARPGRKALGTVNKIQATPATTHKGDVLNKPAQQSKKAPQDYPEIEKCFPYDPSDFEVYHVPEEVCLSQLSLAGLGKQRWPVNVIEEDFSVIQPCLPPSPLKMPSEHCRDELEAFLETITELTVDLPPEFDS; from the exons ATGGATGCTATGGTTTACCTTGATCAAGAAAACGGCACACTTGCTGCACCATCTATAAAAGCTCGCCAGAGGCTGCAGTCTGCACCGG AACGTCTCCTAAAAACCCCACTGAAGACATGGCTTGGAGCTCCTGCACGGCCAGGCCGCAAAGCTTTGGGAACAGTTAATAAGATTCAAGCCACTCCTGCAACCACTCATAAAGGCGATGTTCTGAATAAACCAGCCCAG CAGTCTAAAAAGGCTCCCCAGGACTATCCAGAGATTGAGAAGTGCTTCCCATATGACCCAAGTG ACTTTGAAGTATACCATGTACCAGAAGAAGTCTGCCTCAGCCAGTTGTCATTGGCTGGTTTGGGAAAACAGCGGTGGCCTGTAAACGTGATTGAAGAGGATTTCAGTGTGATTCAACCATGTTTGCCTCCATCTCCGCTTAAGATGCCTTCAG AGCACTGCAGAGATGAACTGGAAGCTTTCCTAGAAACCATCACTGAGCTGACTGTGGATTTGCCACCCGAGTTTGACTCATGA